The Streptomyces sp. NBC_01197 genome window below encodes:
- the qcrC gene encoding cytochrome bc1 complex diheme cytochrome c subunit, whose protein sequence is MKKLSARRRHPLAAVVVLLLALAATGGLYAAFAPAGKAQADDTSQSLAISEGKKLFSVGCASCHGMGGQGSSDAPSLVGVGSAAVDFQVGTGRMPAQQPGAQVPRKKVIYSQGEIDQLAAYVASLGAGPIAPTPKQYSDQGADTAAGGDLFRTNCAQCHNFTGEGGALTHGKYAPSLEGVDPKHIYEAMQTGPQSMPNFPDTTMPEKQKQNIIAYIKTVNGDNSASEGGLKLGGLGPVSEGLFGWIFGLGALIAVAIWVAAHTAKAKKS, encoded by the coding sequence GTGAAAAAGCTCTCCGCACGACGACGCCACCCGCTGGCGGCGGTCGTCGTCCTACTCCTCGCGCTGGCGGCCACCGGGGGGCTGTACGCCGCGTTCGCTCCCGCGGGCAAGGCGCAGGCCGACGACACCTCCCAGTCCCTCGCCATCAGTGAGGGCAAGAAGCTGTTCTCCGTGGGCTGCGCAAGCTGCCACGGAATGGGCGGCCAGGGCTCATCCGATGCCCCCAGCCTGGTCGGCGTCGGCTCAGCCGCCGTGGACTTCCAGGTGGGCACCGGCCGTATGCCTGCCCAGCAGCCCGGCGCGCAGGTGCCGAGGAAGAAGGTCATCTACTCGCAGGGCGAGATCGACCAGCTCGCCGCGTACGTGGCCTCCCTCGGTGCCGGACCCATCGCGCCGACCCCGAAGCAGTACAGCGACCAGGGCGCCGACACCGCAGCAGGTGGCGACCTCTTCCGCACCAACTGCGCCCAGTGCCACAACTTCACGGGTGAGGGCGGTGCTCTGACGCACGGCAAGTACGCCCCGAGCCTTGAGGGCGTGGATCCGAAGCACATCTACGAGGCCATGCAGACCGGCCCGCAGAGCATGCCGAACTTCCCCGACACCACGATGCCGGAGAAGCAGAAGCAGAACATCATCGCGTACATCAAGACCGTCAACGGCGACAACTCCGCCAGCGAGGGCGGCCTCAAGCTGGGCGGCCTCGGTCCGGTCAGTGAGGGTCTGTTCGGCTGGATCTTCGGACTCGGTGCGCTGATCGCAGTTGCCATCTGGGTCGCGGCCCACACCGCTAAGGCCAAGAAGTCATGA